One part of the Dermacentor silvarum isolate Dsil-2018 chromosome 6, BIME_Dsil_1.4, whole genome shotgun sequence genome encodes these proteins:
- the LOC119456196 gene encoding sodium-dependent proline transporter, protein MSVLKEKWSTNLEFICSCIGYSVGLGNLWRFPYVAYKNGGSAFLVPYIVINVLIGRPIYYVELLLGQFCGQGPLGAFRMSPMFQGNAFGMMWGAFVTTIYYQMIITYAVLYFYHSFKSPLPWTDCYEWWGVPLEGCFARRKMTHVCGNVRKSIVLAGINDTEAESPVLVTYKGSGVLLSQSEYNSRFAGCVDANASSVDMFYNRVVLNASSSFEKVGFVQPNLVICYAICWVIIFLIIFKGIKVVGKVVLVTATVPYVILMVMLIRGITLPGASIGLRYLLVPQWDTLLSPDVWRAATEQTFYSLSIGTGGLLVYGGYQPFRNDVSSSVLFICFVDFLTSAFASLVVFSVLGNMAHTLDIPIADVVAAGPGLAFITYPEALSLIPFPNLWAVLFFAMLFFLGIDSQMGNCEFLTNSIQELFPVFAKQRSATAFMYCSFCFLIGLSLTTQAGLYVLTILDNYLGALIVLFTCLGEAIIVAWIYGMNRFCFDVTFMTGSCPSYFVFVAFKYCAPVALGSFLVYSLYEFPRSSVGDYLLPVWADLFGWALAVVGLAPLVIIAVVKLVQCGFSWRRAAYPEIDWGPSETKYRVLYRERLIEVGFAELHYNKMSATASTAPDMERRPPPREIGGGKLVSARSKGLM, encoded by the exons ATGAGCGTCCTGAAGGAGAAGTGGTCGACCAACCTGGAGTTCATATGCTCCTGCATCGGCTACTCCGTGGGGCTGGGCAACCTGTGGCGGTTCCCGTACGTGGCGTACAAGAACGGCGGCTCTGCCTTCCTGGTGCCCTACATCGTCATCAACGTGCTCATAGGCCGGCCGATCTACTACGTGGAGCTCCTCCTGGGTCAGTTCTGCGGCCAAGGACCCCTGGGCGCTTTCCGCATGTCGCCCATGTTCCAG GGCAATGCTTTTGGCATGATGTGGGGTGCCTTCGTGACGACGATCTACTACCAGATGATAATCACGTACGCCGTGCTCTACTTCTACCACTCGTTCAAGAGCCCGCTGCCGTGGACCGACTGCTATGAATGGTGGGGCGTGCCCTTGGAGGGATGCTTCGCGCGCCGCAAGATGACCCACGTGTGCGGCAACGTCCGCAAGAGCATCGTTCTCGCGGGCATCAATGACACAGAGGCCGAGTCACCCGTGTTGGTCACCTACAAGGGTAGCGGTGTGCTGCTGTCGCAGAGCGAGTACAACAGCCGCTTCGCCGGCTGCGTGGACGCCAACGCCTCGTCGGTCGACATGTTCTACAACCGAGTGGTGCTCAACGCGTCGTCTTCCTTCGAGAAGGTCGGCTTCGTGCAGCCCAATCTGGTCATTTGTTACGCCATCTGCTGGGTCATCATATTCCTCATCATATTCAAAGGAATAAAG GTGGTTGGTAAGGTGGTCCTGGTGACCGCCACGGTCCCGTACGTCATTCTGATGGTCATGCTCATTCGTGGCATCACGCTGCCCGGAGCAAGCATCGGCTTGCGGTACCTCCTCGTGCCGCAGTGGGACACGCTGTTGAGTCCGGACGTGTGGCGCGCGGCCACTGAGCAGACCTTCTACTCGCTCAGCATTGGCACGGGTGGTCTTCTGGTGTACGGCGGCTACCAGCCATTCCGCAACGACGTGTCTTCCAGCGTCTTGTTCATCTGCTTCGTCGATTTTTTGACCAGCGCGTTCGCCTCGCTGGTGGTGTTCTCGGTCCTGGGAAACATGGCGCACACGCTGGACATCCCCATCGCGGACGTAGTCGCCGCGGGGCCAGGCCTCGCGTTCATCACCTACCCCGAGGCTCTGTCCCTGATCCCGTTTCCCAATCTGTGGGCGGTGCTGTTCTTCGCCATGCTCTTCTTTCTGGGCATCGACTCGCAGATGGGCAACTGCGAGTTCCTCACCAATTCCATCCAAGAGCTATTCCCCGTCTTCGCGAAGCAGCGCAGCGCGACCGCCTTCATGTACTGCTCATTCTGCTTCCTCATCGGATTGTCCCTCACCACGCAG GCTGGCCTGTACGTCCTAACGATCCTGGACAACTACTTGGGCGCCCTGATCGTTCTGTTCACCTGCCTGGGCGAAGCCATCATCGTGGCCTGGATATACGGCATGAACCGCTTCTGCTTCGACGTTACCTTCATGACGGGTAGCTGTCCCAGCTACTTCGTGTTCGTTGCATTCAAGTACTGCGCGCCGGTGGCCCTGGGCAGCTTTCTGGTCTACAGTCTGTACGAATTCCCGCGAAGCAGCGTTGGTGATTACCTCCTTCCGGTGTGGGCCGACTTGTTCGGCTGGGCGTTGGCGGTGGTGGGGCTCGCACCACTGGTCATCATCGCCGTGGTCAAACTGGTGCAGTGTGGATTCAGCTGGCGCCGCGCAGCTTACCCCGAGATCGACTGGGGTCCTAGTGAGACCAAGTACCGGGTCCTTTACCGCGAGCGGCTCATCGAGGTGGGCTTCGCCGAGCTCCACTACAACAAGATGTCGGCGACCGCCTCGACCGCACCCGACATGGAGCGACGGCCACCGCCTCGGGAAATCGGTGGCGGAAAACTGGTCTCCGCGCGGTCCAAGGGACTAATGTGA